The following nucleotide sequence is from Tardiphaga alba.
CGCCTTTGCGGCATACATTCAGGTCATGCGGCTTGGTGGCGCGGAAATCAGCGTCGCATTGATGACGACTTGGTTGCGCATGCGCGAACAAGTGCATTCCAATTTGTTAGGGCTTCATGTAGCCGCCGGAGATGCGGACGTATCGAGATTGCTCGGCAAGCTGAACGCCCTGTTTGCGCCCCATGGCGAGGATCTTGCAGTGGCGCGAAGTGTCGGAACGCTGGCGAGCATGGTGCAAAAGCAGGCCAACACGCTGGCCTATATCGATGGATTCTGGCTGACATTCTGGTTTGCCATCGCAGGCCTTGTTTGCGTTTCTCTGATCGGGCGCGCTCCAATTGGTCCATTTTCGCCGCGCTGACGAGCTTGGCCGGGGCACGGCGACAACTATGTCTCCTTGGCGTAATGCAGACTGAAGCTGTTCAGACGGTGAAGCGCTTCTCGGTCGACCAAAAGCTCTATCCCTTCCGAAATTTGGACGGATTTGAAAAGCGGCAAACAGGGCCATCCACGCCGTTCCTGCTGTATGAGAAGCAAGTCTCCCATGCCCATGATCACCGCACATGTGGTTTGATGGATGAGTCAATCGGCGGATAGCGTTCGCTATCGATACAGGCGAGTGAAGAATCTTCTGAGTTTTCGAGGTTTTGACGTGCTCGCAGGCGAAGCGTTCGCATGCGCTCTATCAAGGCGGTGCGCGGCGCTCCAAGCTTCAATGACGTCCGCCCCGGCATTTTGGGCAATCAGGTCGAACGATTTGAGGAGTAGGCGATACTTGATGATCGCAGAAGAGACGCCCTCTGCACCCGGGAAGGTCGTTCAGATCAAGACTAACTGAGACATCAGCTGGCTGGTCTCTGACCGGCGAGCATTGTTTCAAATAGAGGCGCGCTTTCGGGAGCGCACAGTAGCGGACCGCGGGGCTTCTTGAAGCACGGGAGCTATGCCTTCAAGGAAAGTGGTGACTTTCGCGTCGACGATGGCATCTACGTCCGCGCCCAACGGCATGCCGTAGATGTACTCACGAACGCCGAGATAGAAAATCGAAGCGTGAAGGCCCCAAACCATCTCGATCTCCATCACGGACGGAGGGACCGAGCTCAGATCTGGCCGTTCGTGCGCCGCGCGGAGAGCTGCAATGATACGAAAAAACGCGCGTTCTCTGAGCATTTCGAGATAGCGGGCATTGAAGTCTAGGTCTTTCAAGCCGGCGAACATAAACAGACGTATCCATTCGTAATTCAGGATCGCCTTCGCGTATCCGCGATAGAAAGCCTTCAATCGATCAATCAGCGGCGCTTCGCGGTCATCGATCAGCGCCTCCCAGGATGGATTCCAACGGCCTACAAAGATTTCCTGATAGACGCGCTCGATCAACGCCTCCTTGCTTGGAAAGTACCGATAAAGCAGCGGCTGGGTGATCTTAAGCCGTTTCGCCAGTTCTCTCGTTTGCCCTTCGAAACCGTATTCAGCAAAGAATTTCACCGCTTCGCGGACGATGATTGCCTCTCGTTCGCTGGGATCCAATCGCTGCGGCTCTTTTCGAGGCGTGCGGGCAGCTAAGGCTTCGGTGCGTTTTGCGCGGGCGGAATCGGTCTGTGCTCGGGTCATTGAAATAGCCTACACGCACCCGGGTACAGATGGGAATTGATCGATCGATAAATAAGGGTTGACAAAGGGCCGGAGTGTCACGCTAAATGATCAAACGATAAATAAGATGCGACGGGAAGAATGCTCATGGAACATCGACCGAGCGGCGGCACGAGGCCGCCCAGAGCCATTATCGTTGGTGGCTCGATGGCGGGATTGTTTGCAGGCCTGTTCTTGCGGAAGCAGGGATGGGACATCGCAATCTACGAGCGCATCGGTGCCGAACTCGCGGGCAGAGGTGCAGGCATCGTCACCCACCGCGAATTGTTCGATATTCTCAAAGAAGCTGGTATCGAGGTCGACAGCTCATCGCTTGGCGTTTCGGTCCCCGGCCGACGGGTCTTCGGAAGTGACGGCCGCGTCGTCGGGCAACTTGCTCTGCCGCAAGTTCTGACCTCATGGGGCAAGCTGTACGGTCTTCTGAAGGCCGCTCTTCCGTCAGATTGCTATCGGCATGGGAAGAATTTCGTTGAGGCTCAGGAAGACGATACATCAGTGGTCGCGAAGTTCTCGGATGGGGAAGCGGCGACTGGAGACCTGCTGATCGGTGCCGACGGCTTATTCTCCAACGTTCGGGGCAGTTCGCACCTACGGACAGGCCGGCATATGCGGGGTATATCGCTTGGCGCGGACTAGTTCATGAGCGCGATCTTTCGCCGGCAACGCGCGCGGATACCTCGGATTGGTTTTCCTTCGCCCTTCCGCCCGGGGAGCAGATGCTCGGATATCCCGTTGCAGGAGAAGGTGAGGAAACTTCGATCGGGCAACGTCGGTTCAATTTCGTGTGGTACCGCCCAGCCGATGCTATGCAGACTCTGCCAGAACTTCTAACCGACATCGACGGAAAGCGACACGAACTCTCGATAGCACCGCACCGGATTCGGCCGGATGTGATCTCCGCGATGCGCTCGGACGCTGAGCGGCTGCTGTCTCCGCAGTTTGCCGAGATCGTCAGGCTAACGAAGCAACCCTTCATTCAGGCAATACTTGATCTCGAGGCCAAGCGAATGATGGTCGGCACTCGCACGGTGCTCCTCGGTGACGCCGCGTTTGTCGCCCGTCCGCATGTGGGGATGGGCGTTACCAAAGCCGCTCTCGATGCAGCCGGGCTCGCAAAGGCGCTCCAAGATCATCCGGCAAATATGCAGGCGGCACTGACGGCTTTCAACGGGGCGCGGACACCATTCGGCGCTGCGGTTGTCCGACGCGCCAGACATCTCGGGGCTTACATGCAGGCGCAGATCGCCACGGATGAGGACCGCATTTCCGCCGAGAGATACCGAACGCCGGAGGCCGTCATGGCAGAGACCGCGGTGTCGACCGGCATAGCCGCCTAGTCGAGATAAAAAAGGGAGGACGTTATGAACGCTGAACTTATTCAGCAAAACGTATTGTTTCGACAGTTGTCCAGAGAACGGTCGAGGTTCGGTTTTGCGATGTCTGCGATGATGGCGGTGTCCTACTTCGCTTTCATTATGGTCATCGCGTTCCGTCCTTCGCTGCTGGGCCTTCCTCTCGGGACCGGGACGACCACCACGTGGGGCGTAGTCGTCGCCGTCGCATTGATAGCGCTCGGCTTCATTCTTACCGCCGTGTATGTCGCGAGAGCGAACTCGCGCTTCGACCAGTTGAAAGACAAGCTATTGGAGGACCTGCGATGATCAGGCGGTTCGGCGGTCTCGCTTTTCTGATAGCCGCGACGACGTCGTCGTGTCCGGCAGTCGCCGATGCCGTCAGCGGAACTGTGACGCGGCAGCCTCTGAATTCCACTGCCATCCTCATGTTCGTCGCGTTCGTCGTCGTCAGCCTCGCAGTCACCTGGTGGGCGGCAAGGCGCGGAACGAGCACCGTGAAGGACTTCTATGCGGCAGGCGGCGGTCTGAAGGGTTTCCAGAACGGTCTCGCCATTGCCGGTGACTATACTTCGGCTGCGACGTTCCTCGGAGTGACTGCGCTGGTCTACACATCCGGCTACGACGGGATGATCTACGCGATTGGCTTCCTCGTAGGGTTTCCGATGATCCTCTTTCTCGTCGCAGAGCCGCTTCGAAATCTCGGGCGCTTCACCTTCGCGGACGTAGCAGCTTACAGGTTGGCGGAAATTCCTGTCAGGGCAGTCGCCGGCGTGAACACGCTCGTGATCGTGATCTTCTACCTCATCGCCCAGATGGTGGGAGCCGGCAAGCTCATCCAACTCTTGTTTGGACTGCCGTACAGCTATGCCGTGTGCATCGTCGGCGTTCTGATGATGATCTACGTTACGGTCGGAGGAATGCTCGCGACCACTTGGGTCCAGATTATCAAGGCTGTTCTTCTGATGACGGGGTCGATAGTGATGTCAATCCTGATTTTGTCGCGCTTTGGCTTCAGTTTCGAAGCTCTCTTTCGTGCCGCCGTGTCGGTCCATCCGAAGTCGGATGCGATCATGGCGCCGGGCGGATTGGTCAAGGACCCGATCTCGGCCATCTCGCTGGGGCTCGCTCTGATCTTCGGAACCGCCGGATTGCCTCACATCTTGATGAGGTTCTTCACCGTTAGCAACGCGAAGGACGCCCGTTCGTCCGTTCTTGTCGCGACCGGCTTCATCTCGATTTTCTACAGCCTGTTGTTCGTTCTGGGCTTTGGGGCGATCGCGCTGGTATCCACCGACCCGGTGTTCCGTGATCCGGCGGGAGCCTTGATAGGTGGCACAAACATGGTCGCCCTTCACCTTGCCGAAGCCGTAGGAGGATCGGCTCTGCTCGGGTTCATTTCGGCGGTGGCATTCGCTACGATCCTGGCTGTCGTATCCGGCTTGACCTTGGCGGGGGCATCCGCCGCAAGTCACGATCTGTATGCGAGGATCTTCCGTCGAGGACAGGCCAACGAGCGCGAAGAGGTGCTGGTATCGAAATTGGCCGCCGTCGCGATAAGCGTCGTCTCGATGGGGTTGGGCATCGTCTTCGAGAATTCCAACATTGCCTTCGTCGTCGGTCTTGTCTTCGCGATCGCCGCCAGCGCCAATTTCCCCATCATCCTCCTCTCGATCGTCTGGTCGAAACTGACGACACGCGGAGCCGTCATCGGATCTATCTGTGGACTGGTCTCGTCGGTCGGGCTGGTCGCTCTGAGTCCGTCCGTCTGGACGGCCACCTTCAAACTGGGACCGGCACCTTTTCCCTACGACAATCCGGCTCTGGTCTCCGTGCCACTGGCCTTCGCGATGTCTTGGATCGTTTCTGTCCTCGATCGCAGCGCGGCAGCGGAAAAAGTGCGCTCTGCGTTCGGATCTCAGCAGGTCCGGGCGGAGATCGGAATGAGCACCAAATAGAAGAGTTATTTTGAGAAAGGAACACAAATGAGTATTGCCACCAAAGCGAACATCGAAGCATGGCCGGTGAAATTGCGCCGCGAGTTTGCGGCTAATCAGAACAACGGCAACGTGGGCACCAGGCTCCTATCAGAGACCGCACGCGTAAGGGTCTGGGAGATCCGCCTAGCACCGGGCGAACGGATCGGTTTCCATCGACACGTCCTTGATTATTTCTGGACGGCGGTAACGCCCGGTAGGGCACGGTCGCATGTAGAAGACGGGACGATCGTTGATGCAGTCTATTCAGCGGGAGACACCCGGCACTTTGTCTATGGAGAGGGAGAATCTAAATTCCACGATCTCGAAAACGTCGGTGACACGGAGCTCTTGTTCACGACCGTTGAATTTCTCGATTCTGCCAACGGCAGACTTCCAGTCAGCGCATAACCGCGCCTGCGCGCAAACGCGTGCCTAAGACTGATTTGGAAGACAAGCGAGGGTTGGGTTGCGTTGTGTGTCTAGAAGCATGCGAGGCGGCGCTCTACTCCAGCGCCGCTAGGCTCGCGAGGTGCCGCCGACCGCATGCGGCGGACCAGCAAAAGATCGCCGACGCTTTTTTGGCGCTCGGCCTCATTCCGAAGGCAATCAAGATCACCGATGCTATCCCCGCAAACCTTGTGTCAGCGAATTGACCGCAACGTTGCGAAATTTGCCGGCGGCAGACGGCTTCATGCTTTCCATCGTGAAGTCGCAGCTAGCATTTGAAAAAATGCGGCGAGCTGGAACCAACGGAATTGCGCGGTGTTTTCGAAGCGTCTCAACATAAGAGTGGAAGGCGGATGTACCCCTCCAGTGGAAGGCTCCGTGTGATGCCGGGGCCTTCTTGCGTTATTACGACCTAACTTGCTGCCGAGTCCTCTAACCTGCGGATGGCGCCTTTGCCTCGCGGGTGCCGACGAGCTTCAGTCCATGCTGCCGAGCCGCCTTCTTGACGGATTCGCTTCGGCGGTTGAGCGCTGAAGCAGCACGCATGGCAGTGGCTCCCTCGGCCGCCAACTCGCGCAGGCGTTGGATATCCTGATCTGTCCAGACTTTGCTCAACGGCTTCATATTGTTCTCAGTCCGGTGCCTGCAGTTCGGTCGAAGCTGCACATCGGCCGCCGTTTGCTTGTGCCTCGGATATCCGCTCAGCCGCTCTTCGGGCCTAGTCTTCGGGGCATAATACTGATACACGCAACACGATTTTGGGCGGCGATTGCCGTTGATTTCATTTAGTTTTTTCGTTGGCCGGGCAATCCCCCTCATCGCTAGAGGCCTATTTCCCGGCTCGCGCAAGACTAGTTGCCGAAGAGATTAAAAGAATTCGGCTGTCGTTGCGGGGGAGGCGGTTGGACCGGTGCTGGACGAGGGGAAGCCGCTGGGCGTGGCATGGCTTGTTTGGCCTGTGCCGGTCGGCGCAGGACCTGGGTTGACGGTGTGGGCGGCACGATCGAGGCGGCAGCTTCGTGCGGAGTAGATTTACGCAATCTAATCTCAATGCGCCGGCGTTGTGCCACGTCGCCGCCAGGGTTGCTGCTGAGCGCGAGCTTCTCGTCGGTATCAATCAGCTGACCGCCAGAGAGCGGAATAAGTTTGTAACCGGCGAGCTTTTCGGACTTCCGCAATTCGCTGACAACGGAAACAGCGCGTGCCAGGCCAAGGCCGGCATTGTCCGCAGGGGTCATCCGCGCGATTTCGTTGGTGTTGTTCAGAACTGCCGTCAGGCCACGATCAAGATTCGAGACACGGGGCATGCTGGACGTCGGAGCAAGGGAGACCGGGCTGGCGGAGTCGATGCCGGGCGAGGCCAAACGAGGGCCATAAGCCTGTTCGTCCGTATGTCCCACGACCTCGACCACGTCGACGTCGTACTGTTTGATCGTCGTGAGGATCTTGTCGAGCGTCGTCGAGGTAAGCGCGTTTTTGAATGCGGGCACTAGCTCGGCGCTCCCGGTACGGAAGGTATATCCTTTCTCTTCGGTTAGACTAATGATAGGCGGAAAGCGATTGCCGCCACCGTCGCCGGGAGCCTTCGACGCGCGGACCGCTATTTCGGTAGCTGATTTCGGCGTCAACGCCGCGCTGTCTGCTTCGGGTAGTGCACTCTTCAGAGCTTTCACGATCTCCGCGTCACGCATTGCCTTGTCGTTATCAATGCCTGCTTTCCGCAAGGCATCCGTGACCGCTGCCTTCTCGCGTACTTCCGCGAGCGTCGTGCCTTCTTTGGCCAGCTTCGCAAGAGATGCCTTGCTTTCGACGAGATCCCGCCAGTAAGCGTCGATGGCGGCGGGATCTAGACCGGCGGCATTCTGAAGTTTCTCCGCGAGGGCCGTCTCTCGCTTCAACGATTCTATGGCGGCGGCATCGCGCTCTGCGATAGCCTTCTGGAGCGCGAGCTCCTGTTTGGCCATAGCGAGCTTGTCTTGTTCCCGCCGCAAGAAGGTCGCCATTGCAATCAGAAGGCAGAACACCAGCAGGACCATAATTTCCGCCATGGTGAGGCCAAGAACGAGGCCTCGTCGGTAGGAGGAGCCCTGCTGATTGATCTTTCCGTCTGTGGTCGCGCCCATCACTCTGCGGCCTTATCAGCTTGGGTGCCGTCCCAAGCCGGGGGCTCGGCGGGTCTAGGCCGAAAAAGGTCGGCCGCTCGGAGTTCCTCAACGATCCGAGCCACCGACGCTGCCACGTCCTGCGTCCGCTTGAGGCTCTTATCGACGGTTTTCTCATGCATTTCGGCGCTGGCCTTGAAGGAGTTCACCGCACGAGAAAGTCCCTGGATCATCGGTGCAAGCTTGATTTCGATGATTTGTTCGGGCGTCTGCATCGCCTCTAGCTTGGCCACGGTCTTGCGGATCGCTTCGGCCGAGGCTTCGGCTCCGCGCGAGAAGTTTTCTGTCTGTTCGACCAACCGTTCGGATACGTCGTCCAAGGCGTCCGTGATGCGATCCGCCAGCGCGTCAACTGTATCGCCCGATTTTTTTGTTGTCTCTTCGAGTGGGCGGCTGATGCGGCCGCTCATCTGTTCGAGTTCGCCCGCCACGGTCTGGCGCATGTCGCCTAACATGGTCTTCATCTCTTCGAGGGCGTCGGCCATGGACTGTTGGGTCATTCGTCGGAAGTAGGCAAATTCGAGCACCGTACCGTCGAGTTCGCGCTTCACCCGTCGTGAAGCGTCCGCCAGTTCGAGGCGTGCAGTCGCCTCGACCTCCGCGGGATCCTGGCGCATCTGGTTAAAGAAGATACGCAGGGCTATCCCCGCGATGGTCGAGGCAATGGCGATACCGAAATTGCGGACGATCGTTTCTGCCGAACCGTCGCTGGAGAACTGGTATAGAGAAACGGCAAGACTGGTTAGGGTGAACAGGAATCCCATGTAATAAAGATTGTCGCCGGCCTGATCGTCACGCAAACGGAGCAATCGCGCTCCGGCCATGAGCGCGGCGTAGCCGATCATGATGAGAACTGGCACCGATGTAACCAACACAGGAGATAAA
It contains:
- the actP gene encoding cation/acetate symporter ActP; this translates as MIRRFGGLAFLIAATTSSCPAVADAVSGTVTRQPLNSTAILMFVAFVVVSLAVTWWAARRGTSTVKDFYAAGGGLKGFQNGLAIAGDYTSAATFLGVTALVYTSGYDGMIYAIGFLVGFPMILFLVAEPLRNLGRFTFADVAAYRLAEIPVRAVAGVNTLVIVIFYLIAQMVGAGKLIQLLFGLPYSYAVCIVGVLMMIYVTVGGMLATTWVQIIKAVLLMTGSIVMSILILSRFGFSFEALFRAAVSVHPKSDAIMAPGGLVKDPISAISLGLALIFGTAGLPHILMRFFTVSNAKDARSSVLVATGFISIFYSLLFVLGFGAIALVSTDPVFRDPAGALIGGTNMVALHLAEAVGGSALLGFISAVAFATILAVVSGLTLAGASAASHDLYARIFRRGQANEREEVLVSKLAAVAISVVSMGLGIVFENSNIAFVVGLVFAIAASANFPIILLSIVWSKLTTRGAVIGSICGLVSSVGLVALSPSVWTATFKLGPAPFPYDNPALVSVPLAFAMSWIVSVLDRSAAAEKVRSAFGSQQVRAEIGMSTK
- a CDS encoding TetR/AcrR family transcriptional regulator; its protein translation is MTRAQTDSARAKRTEALAARTPRKEPQRLDPSEREAIIVREAVKFFAEYGFEGQTRELAKRLKITQPLLYRYFPSKEALIERVYQEIFVGRWNPSWEALIDDREAPLIDRLKAFYRGYAKAILNYEWIRLFMFAGLKDLDFNARYLEMLRERAFFRIIAALRAAHERPDLSSVPPSVMEIEMVWGLHASIFYLGVREYIYGMPLGADVDAIVDAKVTTFLEGIAPVLQEAPRSATVRSRKRASI
- a CDS encoding OmpA family protein, with amino-acid sequence MGATTDGKINQQGSSYRRGLVLGLTMAEIMVLLVFCLLIAMATFLRREQDKLAMAKQELALQKAIAERDAAAIESLKRETALAEKLQNAAGLDPAAIDAYWRDLVESKASLAKLAKEGTTLAEVREKAAVTDALRKAGIDNDKAMRDAEIVKALKSALPEADSAALTPKSATEIAVRASKAPGDGGGNRFPPIISLTEEKGYTFRTGSAELVPAFKNALTSTTLDKILTTIKQYDVDVVEVVGHTDEQAYGPRLASPGIDSASPVSLAPTSSMPRVSNLDRGLTAVLNNTNEIARMTPADNAGLGLARAVSVVSELRKSEKLAGYKLIPLSGGQLIDTDEKLALSSNPGGDVAQRRRIEIRLRKSTPHEAAASIVPPTPSTQVLRRPAQAKQAMPRPAASPRPAPVQPPPPQRQPNSFNLFGN
- a CDS encoding cupin domain-containing protein yields the protein MSIATKANIEAWPVKLRREFAANQNNGNVGTRLLSETARVRVWEIRLAPGERIGFHRHVLDYFWTAVTPGRARSHVEDGTIVDAVYSAGDTRHFVYGEGESKFHDLENVGDTELLFTTVEFLDSANGRLPVSA
- a CDS encoding DUF485 domain-containing protein — encoded protein: MNAELIQQNVLFRQLSRERSRFGFAMSAMMAVSYFAFIMVIAFRPSLLGLPLGTGTTTTWGVVVAVALIALGFILTAVYVARANSRFDQLKDKLLEDLR
- a CDS encoding FAD-dependent monooxygenase translates to MEHRPSGGTRPPRAIIVGGSMAGLFAGLFLRKQGWDIAIYERIGAELAGRGAGIVTHRELFDILKEAGIEVDSSSLGVSVPGRRVFGSDGRVVGQLALPQVLTSWGKLYGLLKAALPSDCYRHGKNFVEAQEDDTSVVAKFSDGEAATGDLLIGADGLFSNVRGSSHLRTGRHMRGISLGAD
- a CDS encoding FAD binding domain-containing protein encodes the protein MAWRGLVHERDLSPATRADTSDWFSFALPPGEQMLGYPVAGEGEETSIGQRRFNFVWYRPADAMQTLPELLTDIDGKRHELSIAPHRIRPDVISAMRSDAERLLSPQFAEIVRLTKQPFIQAILDLEAKRMMVGTRTVLLGDAAFVARPHVGMGVTKAALDAAGLAKALQDHPANMQAALTAFNGARTPFGAAVVRRARHLGAYMQAQIATDEDRISAERYRTPEAVMAETAVSTGIAA